A genome region from Akkermansiaceae bacterium includes the following:
- a CDS encoding nucleotidyltransferase, with protein sequence MLQSQDFKELLSVLARHEVRYLVIGGYAVMLYSEPRWTKDLDLWIAIDPTNARAVFNALKEFGAPLTGLTTADFSEPGYFYQMGNPPLRVDVMMEIPGGDFNEAWKRRNTVSIGKDPIHFISREDLISVKLASGRDQDLKDVDAIRKSKPDA encoded by the coding sequence ATGCTACAGAGCCAAGACTTCAAAGAACTGTTGAGCGTTTTGGCAAGGCATGAGGTGCGCTACCTTGTGATTGGCGGCTACGCCGTCATGCTTTACTCGGAACCCCGCTGGACAAAAGACCTCGATCTTTGGATTGCCATTGATCCCACCAACGCGCGCGCCGTCTTCAATGCGCTCAAGGAATTCGGTGCCCCTCTCACCGGCCTCACCACAGCGGACTTCTCCGAACCCGGCTATTTCTACCAGATGGGCAACCCTCCCTTGCGGGTCGATGTCATGATGGAAATTCCCGGCGGCGACTTCAACGAGGCATGGAAGAGGCGCAACACCGTTTCCATCGGAAAAGACCCGATTCATTTCATCAGCCGGGAAGACCTAATCTCTGTCAAACTCGCCTCGGGACGCGATCAGGATCTCAAGGATGTCGATGCGATCAGAAAATCCAAGCCGGACGCATAA
- a CDS encoding helix-turn-helix transcriptional regulator, with product MPNSRTDHPKNIVGPRIRRARLDFDPPLTQDQLSGRLAAKGLSLDRVAITKIECGNRAVFDFELPTIAEVLKVDLQWLMTGKGNPRK from the coding sequence CTGCCCAATAGCCGGACGGATCATCCAAAAAACATCGTCGGGCCAAGAATACGGCGCGCTCGTCTGGATTTCGATCCGCCGCTTACCCAAGACCAGCTCTCAGGTCGCCTTGCTGCAAAAGGCCTGTCCCTTGACCGGGTGGCGATCACGAAAATCGAATGTGGAAATCGAGCTGTATTCGATTTCGAACTCCCGACCATTGCGGAGGTTTTGAAGGTTGATCTCCAGTGGCTGATGACCGGCAAGGGTAACCCCAGGAAATGA
- a CDS encoding HNH endonuclease — protein MPKKKPLSAIHLEILKLLRENPDGLDIEQIRELGGIEGQQHLDKRLRELYPYYEIATKRAGRRFIYQFVKERNTDDYDYSVISKTLRAKIIHRDGRRCRMCGRTVDEDKIKLHIDHKIPREWGGPSNEENLWALCSGCNEGKRNYFSSFDPSLMETILTHDSVHRRLAEMLHAKSGEWVDCDLLEFVANFEDYQTDWRKRLRELRYLGLDIETKNTKIEKRTVSNYRLTNWVDLPDDLSEAARRFEADRAKKNKARKQSGG, from the coding sequence ATGCCGAAGAAAAAGCCACTCTCCGCGATCCACCTGGAAATCCTCAAATTGCTACGGGAGAATCCGGATGGGCTGGATATCGAACAGATACGGGAGCTCGGTGGAATCGAAGGCCAGCAACACCTGGATAAGCGACTCAGGGAGCTTTACCCCTACTATGAGATCGCGACAAAGCGCGCTGGACGCAGGTTCATCTACCAATTCGTAAAGGAGCGGAATACGGATGACTACGACTACAGCGTCATTTCAAAGACGCTCCGCGCCAAGATCATCCACCGCGATGGCCGTCGTTGCCGGATGTGTGGAAGAACCGTTGACGAGGATAAAATCAAACTGCACATCGACCACAAGATCCCGAGGGAGTGGGGCGGGCCGAGCAACGAGGAAAACCTGTGGGCTCTTTGCAGCGGATGCAACGAGGGCAAGCGGAATTACTTTTCCAGTTTCGATCCCAGCCTGATGGAGACCATCCTAACCCATGATTCCGTCCATCGGCGTCTTGCGGAGATGCTTCACGCGAAGTCGGGTGAATGGGTGGATTGCGACTTGCTGGAATTCGTGGCGAATTTCGAAGACTATCAGACCGATTGGCGCAAGCGGTTGCGGGAACTTCGTTATCTCGGACTGGATATAGAGACGAAGAACACCAAGATCGAGAAGCGGACGGTGAGCAACTACCGTCTCACGAACTGGGTCGATCTTCCAGACGATTTGAGCGAGGCGGCACGCCGTTTTGAGGCCGACCGTGCGAAAAAGAACAAGGCCAGGAAACAATCAGGCGGTTAG
- a CDS encoding DNA cytosine methyltransferase — protein sequence MKNRPQSSASHSGLTCIEICSGAGGQAIGLERAGFEALAHVEFDRHACETLRLNRPDWNVVEGDVRDFSAKEFKGVDLLAGGVPCPPFSKAGKQLGSNDERDLFPEALRLVDECRPKAVMLENVRGFLDAVFTDYRMSLKKDLKAMGYEASWHLLNASDFGVPQLRPRVVVVAIRKDLVSNFYPPMPLTDGIPTKTVGETLVDLMAANGWEGALKWAAEANEIAPTLVGGSKKHGGADLGPTRARKAWASLGVEGKSLGNEAPPKGFTGVPRLTLRMTARIQGFPDDWQFAGGKTAAYRQIGNAFPPPVAYAVASRIRDAIKAVAKPASAAG from the coding sequence ATGAAGAATCGTCCTCAATCCTCGGCTTCCCATTCCGGCCTCACCTGCATAGAGATTTGCTCGGGAGCCGGTGGGCAGGCGATTGGGTTGGAGAGGGCAGGGTTTGAGGCCTTAGCGCATGTGGAGTTTGACCGCCATGCCTGTGAGACGCTTCGCCTGAACCGTCCGGACTGGAATGTGGTGGAAGGGGATGTGCGTGATTTCTCGGCGAAGGAGTTCAAGGGCGTGGATCTGCTGGCCGGCGGCGTTCCCTGTCCGCCCTTCTCGAAAGCGGGAAAGCAGCTCGGTTCCAACGACGAGCGCGACCTTTTCCCCGAAGCCCTCCGCCTGGTGGACGAATGCCGCCCCAAAGCCGTCATGCTGGAGAATGTCCGCGGCTTCCTGGATGCCGTGTTCACCGATTACCGGATGAGCCTCAAGAAGGATCTCAAAGCCATGGGCTACGAGGCCAGTTGGCATCTTCTGAACGCCTCGGACTTCGGCGTCCCGCAGCTCCGCCCCCGGGTCGTCGTCGTCGCCATCCGCAAGGATCTCGTTTCCAACTTCTACCCGCCCATGCCCCTGACCGATGGCATCCCCACCAAGACCGTCGGCGAAACCCTCGTCGATCTCATGGCCGCCAACGGCTGGGAAGGCGCCTTGAAATGGGCGGCGGAGGCCAACGAAATCGCCCCGACCCTCGTCGGCGGTTCCAAGAAGCACGGCGGAGCCGATCTCGGCCCGACCCGCGCCCGCAAGGCATGGGCATCCCTCGGCGTCGAAGGGAAATCCCTCGGCAACGAAGCCCCGCCCAAAGGCTTCACCGGAGTGCCAAGGCTCACCCTCCGCATGACCGCCCGCATCCAGGGCTTCCCCGATGACTGGCAATTCGCAGGTGGCAAAACCGCCGCCTACCGCCAGATCGGCAACGCCTTTCCGCCACCGGTGGCGTATGCCGTCGCATCACGGATCAGGGATGCCATCAAGGCCGTCGCGAAACCGGCGAGCGCAGCAGGTTGA
- a CDS encoding ATP-binding protein, producing MSLSHLLKYFPTGYDRGEKQILNEVFVAPHQLASILGAPSGNPRILVGRKGVGKTALLEHLSSVYEEAGVPVLFIRPEDIDTDQIGDKTDIASLKKCIYDSIISSIASKIGVGLKGMLSGDKAALYNEAVSSGKRDASFIANILYVIQTIGKPIADLDGPSLVKKLSPSKNSSALSSAMDSYFKSNKTTAYLFIDDTDQIASPEDPSHKNRIWALILALRKISQDCPELKCIATLRTEVWLRLTKNEKGQRDQIDHIRPLIIPMRAPESHMIEIVHRRIHRAAQEIDPYISEQDAFGLFFENSDVKLPTSNNERRSWEAFLIKNSRERPRDTVQLIERLIGSASQRNSSKIGDIDVDRVMSAYSKDKTEDLAVEMGEICSNFLEVVRSFAGKDFDWKFEELHSFLSKLPSKFGLYVFGSPLKPEKAEDALILLSILHESEFINCRVKDKSKPLGYNHINFLDDPHFVQKDRWNELQNTLWEIHPVFRSFLLSC from the coding sequence ATGTCTCTATCTCACTTATTGAAGTATTTTCCGACTGGGTACGACCGAGGGGAGAAGCAGATTTTAAACGAAGTCTTTGTTGCTCCCCATCAATTAGCCTCAATCCTGGGGGCTCCTTCAGGTAATCCGCGAATCTTGGTTGGCCGTAAAGGCGTAGGGAAAACTGCGCTTTTAGAACACTTAAGCTCGGTATATGAAGAGGCGGGAGTCCCAGTCCTTTTCATACGTCCTGAAGATATCGACACAGATCAAATTGGAGATAAGACAGATATAGCATCTCTAAAGAAATGCATTTATGATTCAATCATATCATCGATCGCATCTAAGATTGGTGTTGGACTAAAGGGAATGCTTTCTGGAGATAAGGCAGCTCTATATAATGAGGCGGTATCTTCGGGAAAGCGAGATGCTAGCTTTATCGCTAACATACTTTACGTGATCCAAACCATAGGTAAGCCAATCGCTGATTTGGATGGGCCATCCTTAGTGAAAAAGCTGTCTCCTTCGAAGAATTCTTCTGCTCTGAGTTCAGCTATGGATTCCTATTTCAAATCGAATAAGACTACAGCATATTTGTTTATTGACGATACTGACCAGATTGCTTCGCCTGAAGATCCGTCGCATAAAAATAGGATATGGGCGTTAATTTTAGCGTTAAGGAAGATTTCTCAAGATTGTCCTGAGCTGAAGTGTATAGCTACGTTGAGAACTGAGGTTTGGCTGAGACTTACCAAAAACGAGAAAGGCCAGAGAGATCAGATTGACCATATCCGACCGTTAATTATTCCCATGCGCGCGCCTGAGAGTCACATGATTGAAATTGTCCATAGAAGGATACATAGGGCAGCTCAGGAGATCGACCCTTACATATCAGAACAAGATGCATTTGGACTGTTCTTTGAAAATTCTGATGTTAAGTTGCCAACTAGTAACAACGAAAGGCGGAGTTGGGAGGCTTTCTTGATAAAAAACTCAAGAGAACGGCCTCGAGATACGGTTCAGTTGATCGAACGACTCATAGGAAGTGCATCTCAAAGAAATTCCTCAAAAATTGGAGATATTGACGTTGATAGAGTGATGTCAGCATACTCTAAAGATAAAACCGAGGACTTGGCAGTTGAAATGGGAGAGATATGCTCCAACTTTCTAGAGGTGGTAAGAAGTTTTGCGGGTAAAGACTTTGACTGGAAATTTGAAGAGTTACATTCGTTTCTCTCGAAGCTTCCGTCAAAGTTCGGTCTTTATGTTTTTGGTTCACCATTAAAGCCGGAAAAGGCAGAGGATGCTTTAATTCTTTTGAGTATTCTTCACGAATCGGAATTCATCAACTGCCGAGTAAAGGATAAAAGTAAACCCCTCGGTTATAATCATATTAATTTTCTGGATGATCCTCATTTTGTTCAGAAAGACCGGTGGAACGAGTTACAAAATACACTATGGGAGATTCATCCCGTCTTTAGGTCTTTCCTGCTTTCTTGCTAG